A window of the Helianthus annuus cultivar XRQ/B chromosome 4, HanXRQr2.0-SUNRISE, whole genome shotgun sequence genome harbors these coding sequences:
- the LOC110935983 gene encoding serine palmitoyltransferase small subunit A-like translates to MSMNWAQRKIYLYNVTFGLYMLDPWERYLFNAVVAVLMWFIFYNGYRNLDEICKRYIW, encoded by the exons ATGTCGATGAACTGGGCTCAACGGAAAATCTACCTTTACAATGTCACTTTTGGACTATACATGTTGGACCCGTGGGAGCGTTATTTGTTCA ATGCCGTGGTTGCTGTCTTGATGTGGTTCATATTTTACAATGGATACCGTAACCTTGATGAAATCTGCAAAAG GTATATATGGTGA